From Leptolyngbya iicbica LK, a single genomic window includes:
- a CDS encoding putative Ig domain-containing protein, with protein sequence MTVTFEWTEREAAYNNEVVFFLIDESATIGELSPDEVGYALSALTSDTQQVIFSSGETVGAKKTFTFNGGDRLAFYLVQDQSTETWLEKNAENQLGKRPQAFFSLNDANPDDFDHLKTQALTDGAWRFAWEDLTGGGDRDFDDVVFEVSLGAAEPPHSSDGFLEKTPGESGQAVSARFYWTEREAGYNNELGLFLVDDAEGRIGSLLPDDEGYAEAALASERRRGIFSQEQTEGAIADIELPGDTYFGWYLIQNASVERFLEKNPNNEIGKGPIAFFSLHNTNPDTFEHLKQLPTGHYAWEDLTGGGDRDYDDLVFRFEFDKLSAPTNAPPIAEPDRLITVAEDSSPTSLGIIPATDPDGDALFITVTNTPDASLGAIQRQDGTAVSTGQILSLAELETLQFVPQANANGPAGTFQYIVEDGNGGTATQTISLTITPVNDAPTLTTPGLQRISENTTLNISGISISDVDVAHGNLQVTLEVEHGSIGLDETKGLTFLEGINGNSLRLTVEGNLADLNNALNTLAYQGASNFAGQDRLVVSVSDLGNTGAGGALTDNATILINVSSTNTSPALESNKTLIVDEDSSASPLNLVLPLDADGDTLTISVTSIPDPKLGRIELPDGTPVTARQILTLDELQALVFVPQPDANGNAGSFGYVAKDGQGGIAFHTTKLEITPVNDAPTLTVPNAQVTLGDIPLALNGIAVSDVDAGSNQMEFRLATTSGLFTLTNQFGLNFTVGDGTDDREIVFTGRLANINAALATLSYTSTADFTGTAVITATIDDRGNSGVGGNLTDEKSFDVVVFGSLNQAPEFVSTPNIEVSAGEAYGYDADAIDADSDQLTYAMLSGPEGMVIDPNTGEISWTTTTEDKGTYSVTLEVTDSRGGVDLQTFSLSVLDEIPNRPPNFITAPSIYGNVNMPYSYDADANDADSDVLAYTLLSGPDGMSVNEVTGQLQWTPVAEQRGLHSVAIQVDDGRGGIAIQEFDIWVEQDLGNSAPVITSEPVTQLASLSDGYLYDVEAVDSDGDDITYSLSEAPAGMTIDAASGVISWIPEQGSLAETLVTVRAEDTRGGIATQVYTINLPSNSLGEIRGHVWEDLNGNGVKDSAEIENTPSATLEPSNSLFISPEFTDDYEVYDLGSVDGLPAPYGGLTLAFNDPNTLLIGGNANKGIGAIYSVPLIRDTNNHIVGFSDAATFYTAGANNDGGLVFNDEGVLFAARWPLNQIGQTKPGSTTTDKVIRLGPLGVSRSVGGLSFVPDYIAEDDSLKLVTWSGGNWYDIDLEADGQGTYDIIDVSLETTLPGGPEGIAYVPPGSPGFDEPSVLISEWSSGNIATYEVDAEGDPIVESRKVFLPGLSGALGAFIDPFTGDLLFSTFRGGNRIVSVQGFSPTFEDEPGLSRVGVYLDIDNDGELDADEPFQLTTEDDPNTLEVNERGNFRFTALLPGEYVVREITPEGLSRTFPNQGFYNVQVGSGEIIEGVDFGNQLIGEPIENVAPRIDTIVPSSAQVGRLFEYLVRANDPNGDPIRWSLEQAPSGMTINAKTGIIQWIPTLEQIGSNEVTVRVEDGQKQSETQTFEITVQGLNTPPSITSVPTTQAIANQAYSYETTAFDLNGDEVTFSLLNAPTGMTIDADTGLIEWTPSSSQTGLQPIEILANDGNGGIARQTFNLAVLATLPNSSPAITTQPGFRAVPGETYRYDVDAIDPEGDELTFNLIDAPEGMTIDPTTGVIQWTPEIAQEGSTSVQVVVSDGLGATGSQSFPLLVRGNDAPIILSTPITTATAGGNYSYIPLATDPNDDAISISLVDGPAGMTLDTFGRLNWVPTAEDIGQEFAVSIAVTDAFGATATQDYTVSVAADVEAPNVAVLLTDDRFDIGETATVQVQATDNVGVESLTLLVNDSPVALDAQGFATLPIDATGALNLLVTATDAAGNTSTSTAQVFGVDPSDTEAPIVSFSNLVDGTIFTAPEDILGTVTDDNLLSYSLSLAPVAGGEFIEIASGTEVVTDSFLGTFDTSVLQNDSYFLRLSATDLGGLTSTVEAQVEVAGDLKLGNFQLSFTDLSIPVSGIPIQVTRTYDSLTSATTDDFGYGWRMEFRDTDLRTSVAPTGAEEFGNYAPFKEGTRVYLTMPGGEREGFTFQPRKAPGLKGSFLGVYEPVFVSDSGVTSTLSVSNFDLVKSGDEFYTFAGGLPFNPADTGIGNGQYTLTTKEGIVYQIDAEDGDLLSVTDRNNNTLTFTDSDITSSTGQQVTFERDAAGRITAAIDPEGNRITYEYDALGDLVAVTDREGNTTRFDYNDDRAHYLEEIIDPLGRSGVRSEYDDQGRLTRMIDADGNPVELLYDPDNDIQQVRDQLGNVTTYEYDERGNVVSEVDALGGITRRTYDADNNMLTETDPLGNTTTMTYDADGNVLTETDALGNTTRYTYDDNGNVLTTTDPTGQTITNTYDANGNLTQIAGQASGLLSFSYDASGNLTAMEDGSGTTSFEYDALGNITRQTDAAGTVTSFTYDPSGNRTSETTTQTLADGSTRTLVTQMEYDDEGRVIRTIDAEGGVTETIYDAVGNRVEQIDALGRSTKYVYDNRGQLIATIYPDSTPDDDSDNPRTQTKYDAKGQVIAEIDELGRRTVMIYDALGRQIATLYPDATPNDDSDNPRTQTAYDAAGRVVAEIDELGNRTEFIYDAAGRVIETILPDETPDDLSDNPRFTTAYDAAGRQLTQTDALGQITQFLYDDLGRPVGQVYADGTSTSVEFDDAGRVAARTDQAGLTTRYEYDALGRLTAVVDALDQRTEYTYDEQGNLITQTDANGNTTRYEYDRLGRRVATELPLGERATSTYDAVGNMRSTTDFNGDTKTYTYDDRNRLIAKDLPGTEFDETHTYTANGLRQTVTDDRGTTTYQYDERNRLISRIDPDGTTIAYTYDAAGNRTSVQIPSGTTEYGFDAQNRLKTVTDSEAGITTYTYNPVGNLERTEFPNGTVEIREYDDLNRLVYIETSGPEGVIASFRYTLDDTGNRTAVEEHDGRRVDYEYDDLYRLTAEIITDPGGTGPTRTIEYIYDAVGNRLSRTDTGAGTTLYTYDDNDRLLTATTDGVATTYTYDNNGNTTSKTTDGTTITYTWNADNRLIGADTDGDGEIDVVNQYNENGIRVSQTVNGEETRFLIDANRPYAQVLEEYTPGGIIKVSYVYGNDLISQNREGEKSFYHADGLGSTRALSNESGATTDQYIYDAFGQVIRQIGETENSYLFAGEQRDMTIGLDYLRARYLSPNTGRFHNRDEFFGFIQNPLSLNKYIYANSNPVNNLDPSGLFSVSESLLTAAVVSSLAALTYNIYSDNGPAQIIQGARIAEAYALNLVSKIRGFWEFSYDFWFDQNSNPLSPDYQVRKNHVRNGWQNIYRSLSSGGFTYTYDADLNAVAQVSGDAVGNFLAPRITIGKQFTQASVLPVPGSGLWNLSTQFSQTGVFIHEISHLAHNTKDYEYQYRALELAKTHPELAVENADNYRLQAESLSLGNLIPTIGNI encoded by the coding sequence GTGACTGTCACCTTTGAGTGGACTGAACGAGAGGCAGCATATAACAACGAAGTGGTTTTTTTCCTGATTGATGAAAGCGCCACCATCGGTGAACTCTCCCCTGATGAAGTCGGGTACGCCTTATCGGCTCTTACCTCCGATACGCAACAGGTAATTTTTTCTAGCGGTGAAACCGTTGGGGCTAAAAAAACATTTACGTTTAATGGGGGCGATCGCCTCGCGTTTTATCTAGTTCAAGATCAATCAACTGAAACCTGGCTGGAAAAGAACGCTGAGAATCAGCTGGGCAAGCGACCACAAGCGTTCTTCTCCCTAAACGATGCAAATCCAGATGATTTTGACCACCTTAAGACGCAAGCCCTTACCGATGGAGCATGGCGCTTTGCGTGGGAAGATCTGACCGGTGGTGGAGATCGCGATTTTGATGATGTGGTCTTTGAGGTCTCCCTCGGGGCTGCAGAGCCACCTCACTCGTCAGATGGATTCCTAGAAAAAACTCCAGGTGAGTCAGGACAAGCGGTCTCAGCCCGTTTCTACTGGACCGAAAGAGAAGCAGGTTACAACAACGAATTAGGTCTTTTCTTAGTCGATGACGCCGAAGGGCGCATCGGCTCTTTACTGCCTGATGATGAAGGATATGCTGAAGCAGCCCTTGCTTCAGAACGGCGACGGGGAATCTTCTCGCAAGAACAGACTGAGGGCGCGATCGCCGATATCGAGTTGCCGGGTGATACCTACTTTGGTTGGTATCTCATCCAAAATGCTTCTGTTGAGAGGTTCCTAGAGAAAAATCCCAACAATGAGATAGGGAAGGGACCCATAGCATTCTTCTCTCTGCACAATACCAATCCCGATACCTTTGAGCACCTCAAGCAGTTACCCACTGGCCACTACGCCTGGGAAGACTTGACTGGTGGGGGCGATCGCGATTACGACGATCTCGTATTTCGGTTTGAATTTGACAAGCTTAGTGCGCCTACAAATGCCCCACCTATCGCTGAGCCTGACCGCTTGATCACAGTTGCGGAAGACAGCTCACCGACTTCGCTAGGGATTATCCCTGCAACTGATCCGGATGGTGATGCGTTATTCATTACGGTTACGAACACACCCGATGCGTCTTTAGGAGCTATTCAGCGACAAGATGGCACAGCGGTCTCAACTGGCCAAATACTCTCCCTTGCAGAACTTGAAACCCTGCAATTTGTGCCCCAAGCTAATGCAAACGGCCCAGCAGGCACCTTCCAATACATTGTCGAAGATGGCAATGGCGGCACTGCGACCCAGACAATCTCCCTCACCATTACCCCGGTCAACGACGCCCCGACTCTGACAACTCCGGGACTTCAGCGCATCTCTGAAAACACGACTCTCAACATTAGTGGCATTAGCATTAGTGACGTCGATGTAGCGCATGGAAACCTTCAGGTTACGCTCGAAGTTGAGCACGGAAGTATTGGCCTTGATGAAACCAAAGGCTTGACCTTCCTTGAAGGCATTAACGGTAATAGCCTACGCCTGACGGTTGAAGGCAACCTGGCTGATCTCAATAACGCCTTAAACACCCTGGCCTATCAGGGTGCCAGCAACTTTGCTGGACAAGATAGGTTAGTGGTTTCAGTCAGTGATTTGGGTAATACGGGGGCTGGGGGAGCGTTAACGGATAACGCCACGATTCTTATCAACGTCTCATCGACCAATACTTCACCCGCACTCGAATCGAATAAAACGCTGATTGTAGATGAGGACAGTAGTGCCTCGCCTCTGAACCTAGTGCTCCCGCTTGACGCTGACGGAGATACGTTGACGATCTCCGTCACATCGATTCCAGATCCTAAATTGGGACGGATCGAGCTTCCGGATGGCACACCTGTTACGGCTCGCCAAATCCTCACGCTTGATGAGTTGCAAGCTCTAGTATTTGTGCCCCAGCCAGATGCCAACGGTAATGCTGGAAGCTTTGGCTATGTTGCCAAAGATGGGCAAGGCGGTATCGCTTTCCATACGACAAAGCTTGAGATTACCCCAGTCAACGATGCACCGACTCTTACAGTTCCCAACGCTCAAGTCACACTCGGCGATATTCCTTTAGCTCTAAACGGCATCGCTGTCAGCGACGTCGATGCAGGCTCTAATCAGATGGAGTTTCGCCTTGCCACCACGAGCGGTCTCTTCACCCTCACCAACCAATTTGGTTTGAACTTCACGGTTGGGGATGGCACTGATGACAGGGAAATCGTCTTTACGGGGAGGTTGGCGAATATTAATGCAGCGCTTGCCACGCTTAGCTACACAAGTACTGCTGACTTTACCGGCACCGCTGTCATCACTGCCACCATTGATGATCGGGGCAATAGCGGAGTAGGAGGTAACCTCACGGACGAAAAGTCATTTGACGTCGTTGTCTTTGGCTCCCTAAATCAAGCACCAGAGTTCGTCTCTACACCCAATATTGAGGTGAGCGCGGGAGAGGCGTATGGCTACGATGCGGATGCCATTGATGCGGATAGCGATCAGCTCACTTACGCGATGTTGTCGGGTCCAGAGGGGATGGTGATAGACCCGAACACTGGGGAAATCAGTTGGACCACCACCACGGAAGATAAAGGCACTTACTCTGTCACGTTGGAAGTCACAGATAGCCGGGGTGGAGTCGATCTCCAGACGTTTTCACTATCGGTTTTGGATGAGATTCCAAACCGACCGCCCAACTTCATCACAGCGCCTAGTATCTATGGCAACGTCAATATGCCCTATAGCTATGACGCTGATGCAAATGATGCAGATAGTGACGTCCTCGCTTACACCTTGCTCTCTGGGCCAGATGGTATGTCTGTCAATGAAGTGACCGGTCAGCTTCAGTGGACACCAGTCGCAGAGCAACGTGGTCTTCACAGTGTTGCAATACAGGTCGATGATGGTCGAGGCGGGATTGCTATCCAGGAGTTTGATATCTGGGTAGAGCAAGATTTAGGTAACAGCGCTCCGGTAATAACAAGTGAACCAGTAACCCAACTGGCGTCACTGAGTGACGGTTACTTATATGACGTAGAGGCTGTAGATTCTGATGGAGATGACATTACCTACTCCTTGAGTGAAGCACCTGCCGGAATGACTATCGACGCGGCCTCAGGTGTGATCAGCTGGATTCCGGAACAAGGTTCTTTGGCTGAAACTCTTGTCACGGTTCGTGCTGAGGATACCAGAGGCGGAATTGCTACACAGGTCTACACAATAAATTTACCCAGCAACTCATTAGGCGAAATTAGAGGGCATGTTTGGGAAGACCTTAACGGTAATGGAGTCAAGGATAGTGCTGAGATTGAGAACACGCCCTCGGCTACTTTAGAACCTTCAAATAGCCTGTTTATATCGCCTGAATTCACAGACGACTATGAGGTCTATGATTTGGGCTCTGTTGATGGTCTTCCAGCTCCTTACGGAGGACTAACATTAGCTTTTAATGACCCAAATACACTCTTAATCGGCGGTAATGCGAACAAAGGCATTGGGGCAATTTATTCTGTCCCACTAATAAGAGATACGAATAATCATATTGTGGGCTTTTCGGATGCTGCAACGTTCTACACCGCAGGTGCTAACAACGATGGTGGCCTAGTCTTTAACGACGAAGGGGTACTATTTGCGGCACGGTGGCCCTTAAATCAGATAGGACAGACGAAGCCAGGGAGTACAACAACTGACAAGGTTATTAGATTAGGTCCTCTTGGGGTTTCACGCTCCGTGGGAGGTCTAAGCTTTGTTCCTGACTATATTGCAGAGGATGATTCTCTAAAGCTTGTCACGTGGAGCGGTGGGAATTGGTATGACATTGATCTAGAAGCAGATGGACAAGGAACCTATGACATCATTGATGTTTCTTTAGAAACCACACTCCCAGGAGGTCCAGAAGGGATTGCATATGTGCCTCCCGGTTCCCCAGGCTTTGATGAGCCAAGTGTGCTGATTTCGGAATGGTCCTCAGGAAATATTGCCACCTATGAAGTAGACGCTGAAGGCGATCCAATCGTTGAATCACGCAAGGTATTTCTTCCAGGATTATCGGGAGCCCTAGGTGCATTTATCGATCCATTTACTGGTGACCTTTTATTCTCAACCTTTAGAGGTGGCAATCGCATTGTAAGTGTCCAAGGATTTTCCCCCACATTTGAAGATGAGCCAGGCCTTTCTCGGGTCGGTGTTTATCTCGATATTGATAATGATGGAGAGCTTGACGCCGACGAGCCCTTCCAGCTGACTACAGAGGATGATCCAAATACTCTCGAAGTCAATGAACGCGGTAATTTTAGATTTACCGCTTTGCTGCCAGGTGAGTATGTTGTCCGAGAAATCACTCCAGAAGGATTGAGTCGGACCTTCCCGAATCAAGGCTTCTACAACGTCCAGGTAGGCTCTGGGGAAATTATTGAAGGAGTTGACTTTGGCAATCAACTTATCGGGGAGCCCATTGAGAACGTGGCACCTCGTATCGACACTATTGTCCCTTCAAGTGCACAAGTTGGCAGGCTATTTGAGTATCTGGTGCGTGCAAATGATCCAAATGGCGATCCCATTCGGTGGAGCCTTGAACAAGCTCCATCCGGTATGACGATTAATGCCAAAACTGGGATCATCCAATGGATTCCGACACTAGAGCAGATTGGCTCAAATGAGGTAACCGTCCGAGTTGAAGATGGGCAAAAGCAATCGGAAACCCAAACCTTTGAAATCACCGTTCAGGGACTAAACACTCCACCCTCGATTACCTCAGTTCCGACGACCCAAGCGATTGCGAATCAGGCTTATTCCTACGAGACCACAGCCTTCGATCTAAATGGTGATGAGGTCACCTTTAGTCTGCTCAATGCTCCTACCGGAATGACCATTGACGCTGATACGGGGCTGATTGAATGGACTCCTTCATCTAGTCAGACTGGGCTGCAACCTATTGAGATATTGGCTAATGACGGAAATGGAGGTATAGCAAGACAAACCTTCAATCTTGCAGTCCTGGCAACCCTCCCCAACAGCTCCCCAGCAATTACCACCCAACCCGGTTTTCGAGCAGTTCCAGGCGAAACGTACCGCTATGACGTAGACGCCATTGATCCGGAGGGCGATGAGCTGACGTTTAACCTCATCGATGCACCTGAGGGCATGACCATCGATCCAACCACTGGGGTAATTCAGTGGACTCCAGAAATAGCGCAGGAGGGTTCTACGTCAGTTCAGGTAGTAGTTTCAGATGGATTAGGTGCCACTGGCAGCCAGAGTTTCCCCTTATTGGTTCGGGGGAACGATGCCCCCATCATTCTCTCAACTCCCATTACCACCGCTACTGCCGGTGGCAACTACAGCTACATTCCACTGGCAACCGATCCTAATGATGATGCCATCAGCATTAGTCTGGTCGATGGTCCCGCAGGCATGACGCTCGATACCTTTGGCCGTCTCAATTGGGTTCCCACCGCCGAAGATATTGGCCAGGAGTTTGCGGTGAGTATCGCCGTTACCGATGCCTTCGGGGCAACCGCTACCCAGGACTATACCGTCTCAGTAGCTGCGGATGTGGAAGCACCCAATGTCGCGGTGCTGCTCACCGATGATCGGTTCGACATCGGCGAGACTGCGACAGTCCAAGTCCAAGCCACAGACAATGTTGGCGTTGAATCTCTGACCTTGCTGGTCAACGATAGTCCGGTTGCGCTGGACGCTCAGGGCTTTGCCACCTTACCCATTGACGCCACCGGAGCGCTCAACCTGTTGGTCACTGCCACTGACGCAGCCGGTAATACCAGCACGTCCACTGCCCAAGTGTTTGGCGTTGATCCGTCCGACACAGAAGCGCCGATCGTAAGCTTCTCGAATCTTGTTGATGGCACAATCTTCACTGCCCCAGAAGACATTCTGGGCACGGTCACCGACGACAACTTACTCTCCTACAGCCTGTCCCTCGCACCGGTAGCAGGTGGAGAGTTTATTGAAATTGCCAGCGGCACCGAGGTCGTCACTGATAGTTTCCTTGGGACGTTTGACACGTCAGTCTTACAAAACGACAGCTACTTCCTGAGACTCTCAGCGACCGATTTGGGAGGCTTAACCTCTACTGTGGAAGCCCAAGTAGAGGTCGCTGGCGATCTAAAGCTCGGGAACTTCCAGCTGTCGTTCACTGACCTCTCCATCCCAGTTTCGGGCATCCCCATTCAGGTAACGCGCACCTACGATAGCCTCACCTCAGCCACCACAGATGACTTTGGCTACGGTTGGCGGATGGAATTCCGCGATACGGACCTGCGGACCAGCGTGGCTCCGACCGGAGCCGAGGAATTCGGTAACTATGCGCCGTTTAAGGAAGGTACCCGTGTGTACCTCACCATGCCCGGTGGTGAGCGTGAAGGATTTACCTTCCAGCCCAGGAAAGCTCCAGGACTAAAAGGTAGTTTCTTGGGTGTCTACGAACCTGTTTTCGTCTCCGATTCAGGGGTGACGAGCACACTCTCTGTGTCGAACTTTGACCTGGTTAAATCAGGGGATGAATTCTATACCTTTGCAGGAGGTTTGCCTTTTAACCCAGCCGATACGGGTATCGGGAATGGTCAATACACGCTGACAACGAAAGAAGGCATCGTCTATCAGATTGATGCTGAAGACGGTGATCTGCTGAGCGTAACCGATCGCAACAACAACACCCTCACCTTTACCGACAGCGACATCACCAGCTCTACCGGCCAGCAGGTCACCTTCGAGCGGGATGCCGCTGGTCGTATTACGGCTGCAATTGACCCCGAAGGCAACCGCATCACCTATGAGTACGACGCCCTGGGTGATCTGGTGGCCGTGACCGATCGCGAAGGCAACACCACCCGCTTCGATTACAACGACGATCGCGCCCACTACCTGGAAGAAATCATCGATCCGCTGGGTCGCAGTGGGGTGCGATCGGAATACGACGACCAAGGTCGCCTGACGCGAATGATCGACGCCGATGGCAATCCCGTTGAACTACTCTACGACCCTGACAACGACATCCAGCAGGTGCGCGACCAGCTCGGTAACGTCACCACCTACGAGTACGACGAGCGGGGCAATGTGGTCAGCGAAGTGGATGCGCTAGGGGGTATCACCCGTCGCACCTACGACGCCGACAACAACATGCTCACGGAGACCGATCCGCTGGGCAACACCACCACCATGACCTACGATGCCGACGGCAACGTGCTGACGGAAACCGATGCTCTGGGCAACACCACCCGCTACACCTATGACGATAACGGCAACGTCCTCACCACCACCGACCCAACCGGGCAGACCATCACCAATACCTACGATGCCAATGGCAATCTCACCCAGATTGCGGGACAGGCCAGTGGCCTGCTGAGCTTTAGCTACGATGCCTCCGGTAACCTAACCGCCATGGAGGATGGCTCCGGCACCACGAGCTTTGAATATGATGCGTTGGGCAACATTACCCGCCAGACCGACGCAGCGGGAACCGTCACCAGCTTTACCTACGACCCCAGCGGCAACCGCACCAGCGAAACCACCACCCAGACTCTGGCCGATGGCTCCACCCGCACCCTGGTCACTCAGATGGAGTATGACGACGAAGGCCGGGTGATTCGCACCATTGATGCCGAGGGTGGCGTTACCGAAACGATTTACGATGCCGTGGGCAATCGTGTGGAACAAATCGACGCCCTCGGTCGCTCCACGAAGTACGTCTACGACAATCGCGGTCAGCTGATCGCCACGATTTATCCCGACAGCACGCCCGACGACGACAGCGACAATCCCCGCACCCAGACGAAATATGACGCCAAGGGCCAGGTAATTGCGGAAATCGACGAACTGGGTCGCCGCACGGTGATGATCTACGATGCCCTTGGTCGTCAGATCGCCACCCTCTACCCCGATGCGACACCGAATGACGACAGTGACAATCCTCGCACCCAGACGGCGTACGATGCTGCCGGTCGTGTGGTGGCGGAAATCGACGAACTGGGCAACCGCACCGAGTTTATCTATGACGCTGCGGGTCGAGTAATTGAAACCATCCTGCCGGATGAGACGCCCGATGACCTAAGCGACAATCCCCGCTTTACCACCGCCTACGATGCCGCCGGACGGCAACTCACCCAGACTGATGCCCTGGGCCAGATCACCCAGTTCCTCTACGATGACTTGGGGCGTCCCGTGGGTCAGGTCTATGCCGACGGTACTAGCACCTCAGTGGAATTTGACGACGCCGGACGGGTCGCCGCTCGCACCGATCAGGCCGGTCTCACCACCCGCTACGAATACGATGCCCTGGGTCGCCTCACCGCCGTGGTGGATGCCCTAGATCAGCGCACCGAATACACCTACGACGAACAGGGCAACCTGATTACCCAGACCGACGCTAACGGTAACACCACCCGCTACGAATACGATCGCCTCGGTCGCCGCGTCGCCACCGAACTGCCGCTGGGTGAGCGCGCCACCAGCACCTACGATGCCGTGGGTAATATGCGCTCCACTACGGACTTTAATGGCGATACCAAGACCTACACCTACGACGATCGCAACCGCCTGATCGCCAAAGACCTTCCCGGCACCGAGTTCGATGAAACCCACACCTACACCGCTAACGGTCTGCGCCAGACCGTCACCGATGACCGCGGCACCACCACCTATCAGTACGATGAACGCAATCGCTTGATCAGCCGCATCGACCCTGATGGCACCACCATCGCCTACACCTACGATGCCGCCGGAAACCGTACCAGCGTCCAGATTCCCTCTGGCACTACGGAATACGGCTTTGATGCCCAAAATCGCCTGAAGACCGTCACTGATTCGGAAGCGGGCATCACCACCTACACCTATAACCCCGTGGGCAACCTGGAGCGCACTGAGTTCCCCAACGGCACAGTAGAAATTCGCGAATACGATGACCTGAACCGCCTGGTCTACATCGAAACCAGCGGTCCGGAAGGGGTAATCGCCAGCTTCCGCTATACCCTGGATGACACGGGCAACCGTACTGCGGTGGAAGAACACGACGGTCGCCGGGTGGACTACGAATACGACGACCTCTACCGCCTCACCGCCGAAATCATCACCGACCCCGGCGGCACTGGCCCCACCCGCACCATCGAATACATCTATGATGCCGTGGGCAATCGCCTGAGCCGCACCGACACGGGCGCAGGCACCACCCTCTATACCTATGACGACAACGACCGCCTGCTCACCGCCACCACCGATGGCGTCGCCACTACCTACACCTACGACAACAACGGCAACACGACGAGTAAGACCACCGACGGCACCACCATCACCTACACCTGGAATGCCGACAATCGCCTGATTGGAGCCGATACCGATGGCGATGGCGAGATCGATGTGGTGAACCAGTACAACGAAAACGGCATCCGCGTCAGCCAGACGGTGAATGGGGAAGAAACCCGCTTTTTAATTGATGCGAACCGACCCTATGCCCAGGTGCTGGAGGAGTATACGCCGGGGGGAATTATCAAGGTTTCCTATGTGTATGGGAATGACTTGATTTCTCAGAATCGGGAAGGGGAGAAGAGTTTTTATCATGCAGATGGATTGGGAAGTACCCGAGCTTTGAGCAATGAGTCTGGGGCAACTACTGACCAATATATTTACGATGCTTTTGGTCAGGTAATCAGGCAAATCGGAGAGACCGAAAACTCATATCTGTTTGCGGGAGAACAGAGAGATATGACTATTGGGCTAGATTATCTGAGAGCAAGATATCTATCTCCTAATACTGGTAGATTTCACAACAGAGATGAGTTCTTTGGTTTTATCCAAAATCCTTTAAGCCTCAATAAATATATCTATGCAAATTCGAATCCTGTGAATAACCTAGATCCATCAGGGCTTTTTTCTGTGAGCGAGTCTTTACTCACAGCAGCTGTTGTATCTTCACTAGCTGCACTTACTTACAATATCTATTCTGACAATGGCCCTGCTCAGATAATCCAGGGCGCAAGAATAGCTGAAGCTTATGCTCTTAATCTTGTAAGCAAGATAAGAGGTTTTTGGGAATTTTCCTATGATTTCTGGTTTGATCAGAATAGCAATCCCCTCTCTCCTGACTATCAGGTGAGAAAAAATCATGTTAGAAACGGATGGCAGAATATATATCGGTCACTATCGAGTGGGGGCTTCACGTATACATACGATGCTGATTTGAATGCTGTCGCACAAGTATCTGGTGATGCCGTCGGAAATTTTTTAGCACCTCGAATCACAATTGGAAAACAGTTTACTCAGGCATCAGTCTTACCAGTTCCTGGCTCAGGATTATGGAACTTGAGTACACAATTTTCTCAGACAGGAGTCTTCATTCACGAAATTTCACACCTTGCACACAACACGAAAGATTATGAGTATCAATATCGAGCCTTAGAGCTTGCAAAAACTCATCCTGAACTTGCGGTAGAAAATGCTGACAACTACAGGCTGCAAGCTGAATCACTTTCGTTAGGCAATCTGATACCAACAATTGGGAATATCTGA
- a CDS encoding DUF6876 family protein, producing MEDAGYSLSEGELSQFTGTSQYYQHPLGVLITDGVHYMAERGRAYWLIDVIAIWQLHPRIYQDPMLQQIQFWTLTVNDDRSAQLICERDSEDIVVTQRIPFTDFPLKKLRLYFQDGVILLPSEY from the coding sequence ATGGAGGACGCAGGTTATTCGCTTTCTGAAGGTGAGCTTTCCCAATTTACGGGTACCTCACAGTACTATCAGCACCCACTTGGTGTGCTGATTACCGATGGGGTGCACTACATGGCGGAACGGGGCAGAGCGTACTGGCTCATCGATGTGATTGCCATCTGGCAGTTACATCCGAGGATTTATCAAGATCCGATGCTCCAGCAGATTCAGTTCTGGACGTTGACGGTCAACGACGATCGCTCAGCGCAGCTAATCTGCGAGCGGGATTCTGAGGACATTGTCGTCACGCAAAGGATCCCGTTCACTGACTTTCCGCTCAAAAAGCTACGGCTTTACTTTCAAGATGGAGTGATTCTGCTGCCCTCGGAGTACTAA